GAGCACGTACATGGCTGAGAACAGCAGCGTGAACAGAAACATTAACTTACCGCTTGGTAGAACAATATGTATTTTTCCAAACTTCAGGCGAATCGAATGAAACCACCAGAACAACggatcaaattgatttgaaacaTGCTGGGATGATTGAGCAGACTTCACTAGGACCTTTTTGAGCCCATCGTACACAGGGGCTATCTTTGAAGGATCCTCATGTGgcaatggtgttgagccattTGTAGAAGTAGAAAGGGTCCTCTCTGCTGTCTGTTTTACCCCTTCAACAGTGGACAGCTTTTTATTTGCAGCTAATCGTATTGCATGAAGCTTTTTTAGTAGGTCCTgtagaaaaaaaaggaaagaaacagcttgatgaaaAAAGAATGCAACAGTAAAACTTACTGAGAAAAGCAAGAATAATGGGAATTCAGAAACAAGTGGTTTTGGAAATATAAGGAGTCCTAGTTTAGCATGAAAATCATTTGAAACTGAGAAAAAACAAGCATACTGTAGTGGGAATTCATTCAGAAAAGAAATGGTTTTGGAAATATAAGGAGTCCTACTAGTTTAGCATAAAAATTATCTGGAAACCTACAAGATCCCAAGCTGGTATAGACCTAAGTTGGAATAATGGAACATTTGGATTCAGTTTGCTGTAAAAGAGTTATTAACCAATGTTTACAAGAAAAATACCTGTCGTCTTTGCTCAGTCAGATCAGCTTTTTCTGCCCATGAGATAGCAGTTTCACTATCTTGAGAGACAATACAGAGGAATGTTACTGTATACAATTCTGCCACCTGAAAATACTGCCCAGTTGACATAACAGATGTAACAACAAAACCATTTGAAGCGCTGCCATGCCCTCCATCCAAAACATAAACCTCATCATTTGTATATCTCCAATTGGCAAGGTACTCCTCAAAGATTGGTCTGAGGTCAGATACAGATCCTGCTGCCATTTGAATGGTAGCTCTATGAGGAGAAATATAACGGTCATTGATACAGAAAAATGATGGACACATTACAGATAATACTAAGTATATGAGACTTCTGAGTAGCAATTACCCTGTAAGGAAAACTCTAGCAGGTACTGATGGCACTGAACCAAACATCGTCTTAAGCTGAACAAACATCTCAGGGGTCCTCCTGGAATATTTAGCATAGCGTGTTAGGATAAAAACATAGGCATGAGCTCTGCGTATGCTCAGCACAGGGAATCTCTACACTATGTAGGCACGTGATGCTTTCCATTTGGCAAATATAGGCACTAATTTCATTATCAGCAGTTTGTCTCATTACAGCACATAACAATATACCAGATTTGGTTCTGGCAGGAAGTATAggtaaaaagggcgtacccagtgcagagagctcccgctctatgcggggtctggggaagggtgttagtggcaagccttaccctcgcctgtgcaatgcgaggagaccgcgactcgaacccgggaccttccggtcacaggcggtaagactctaccgcttgcaccaagccCGCCCTTCGCAGGAAGTATAGGTACAAAAAATAAATAAGAATTGAGAAGGATTTACCTCCTGAGTTCTTTTAGTGCCTGCACAAGTACCATCCCAGCTGACTCAAGCATCTCCAGGAGCTCGTCCTGGTCGCATGCGCTCTCCGAAGAAGCCGTGCGTATTTGATCAGCGACGGATAAAGCAGTCAACATCGCCTGCTCGAATGATCCACTGACTAGATAGCTGAGTCATGAGGATGATAACAGGGTAAGGAAACAGCTGAACATACTTCTTACTTTTCAGATAAAACATGACCTTGCATATTCAGGTATGCAATGAAAAGAACTGTAGGTTCTAAAAAAATCAGCAATCATAACAGCCATATCAAATAATGAGAACATGCTTCCGTGCTTCCCCTCTTGCAATTCTAAACTGAATGAAGCAAGATGTTCATAACAGATTTCTACCAAGGACAACATAATTCGATTACACAACTAGCTACCCTAAGTAAAGGACGGAGCAGAAGCGAAGAGGAGAATCTTACTACTCGGCGTCGTCGATTTGCTTCCAGAGAGGCGACTCCTGGGCAGAGGTCCCCATGGTTCCAGATATCAGGGGCGAACCTATGGTTCCAGAGTAGCCAAATCGATTAAGTTAGGGTTTGGGGGTGCTCGGTCTCGAAGGCGTGCGCATACCTGGCGGgcgctcgtcgccggtgaagacCTGGGCACCTGGCTTAGGGAGGCGGCGGCGTCGCTGGCGCCGTCGTCGGAAAAGCCACGCGAGAGTCAGCGGTGGTTGGGTGAACGGATAGCAGAGGTGAGGCTGTCCGCACTGCGGACCTGCAAACCGGCCGGTACGCCAGGCATAGCGTGCGCGCGCCTGTATCGCGCACGGGCGCGTAGCGGCCGGCCGGTACGCGCGCTATACCCAGAGGTGCACTGTGCACGCACGCCAAACACTGTAGCAGGAGAGAGAGTTGGGGAGAGAGAAGGAGGAGGgaggggaataaaatatggaatagtgggtATAGAGCATGGGATAGAGATAACATGAGTGCGAAAGAAATGGacatagagtagagaatctcaaTGACTAAGATAAAGTATTTCTTTTTAGATATGAAAATAGAGTTGGACGAGTACGGATAG
This portion of the Miscanthus floridulus cultivar M001 unplaced genomic scaffold, ASM1932011v1 fs_823_1_2, whole genome shotgun sequence genome encodes:
- the LOC136533248 gene encoding protein APEM9-like; translated protein: MGTSAQESPLWKQIDDAEYYLVSGSFEQAMLTALSVADQIRTASSESACDQDELLEMLESAGMVLVQALKELRRRTPEMFVQLKTMFGSVPSVPARVFLTGATIQMAAGSVSDLRPIFEEYLANWRYTNDEVYVLDGGHGSASNGFVVTSVMSTGQYFQVAELYTVTFLCIVSQDSETAISWAEKADLTEQRRQDLLKKLHAIRLAANKKLSTVEGVKQTAERTLSTSTNGSTPLPHEDPSKIAPVYDGLKKVLVKSAQSSQHVSNQFDPLFWWFHSIRLKFGKIHIVLPSGKLMFLFTLLFSAMY